From one Populus alba chromosome 17, ASM523922v2, whole genome shotgun sequence genomic stretch:
- the LOC140954830 gene encoding LEAF RUST 10 DISEASE-RESISTANCEUS RECEPTOR-LIKE PROTEIN KINASE-like 2.1, with protein MSWLLLLLTIALVCGSAPVFADDDERYMNCMNSFDCGNIKGVGYPFSGSDRPDYCGYPGFELGCSNQDPEITIMRSTYKLLGVNIQSRTLNVSRSDYTANLCPTLLSNTSLNPNLLNYTSDHAEVTMFYGCPSPSPPALSISQFTCNINDTVMMGYFITANLSLLSGTAPSLTSYLTTCNNSVKVPALQSAIVPILDSPTVAQLLEAINQGFELVWSTNDSLCDACESSGGLCGYNRTTTAFTCYCADQPRDFECSSSPQAPSQSTSMSSFLS; from the coding sequence ATGTCTTGGCTTCTCCTACTCCTAACCATAGCCTTGGTCTGTGGTTCAGCACCTGTGTTTGCTGATGATGATGAGCGATATATGAACTGCATGAACTCATTTGATTGCGGAAATATTAAGGGTGTTGGTTATCCTTTCTCGGGATCCGATAGGCCTGATTACTGTGGCTATCCCGGGTTTGAGCTCGGTTGCAGCAACCAAGATCCGGAGATCACAATCATGCGATCGACTTACAAACTCCTTGGTGTCAATATCCAGTCGCGGACTCTCAATGTTTCTAGATCAGATTACACAGCAAATCTATGTCCTACTCTCCTTTCCAACACCTCTTTGAATCCAAACCTCTTGAATTACACTTCAGATCATGCTGAGGTAACAATGTTCTATGGTTGCCCTAGTCCAAGCCCACCAGCGTTATCAATATCTCAGTTTACTTGCAACATTAACGACACTGTTATGATGGGATACTTTATAACAGCCAACCTCTCTCTCCTTAGTGGGACTGCTCCAAGCTTAACCAGCTACCTGACAACATGCAACAATAGTGTTAAAGTTCCTGCCCTTCAATCAGCTATTGTGCCAATTCTAGACAGTCCAACTGTAGCACAGTTGCTTGAAGCTATTAATCAAGGTTTTGAGTTGGTTTGGAGTACAAATGATTCATTATGTGATGCATGTGAATCTTCTGGTGGTCTGTGTGGGTACAACAGGACCACTACAGCATTCACTTGTTACTGTGCGGATCAACCTAGAGATTTTGAATGCTCATCATCACCACAGGCACCTAGTCAATCGACAAGTAtgtcctcttttctttcttga
- the LOC118029670 gene encoding LEAF RUST 10 DISEASE-RESISTANCEUS RECEPTOR-LIKE PROTEIN KINASE-like 2.4 isoform X2: protein MLETIPETTKPILLAHNSISPMLLPLARMNSSAFSFLSDFVLVLLLFIQVPSSSSNDDLFTACRKHFVCGHTSAGFPFWGNDRSPLCGVPELELRCESNITKMNINQVAYRVWDINPERGTLSIAREDNMVGLTCSPRFRNSTFNPKVFEYVESYQNLTFSYGCKDAPPAGRIPFTCKIYEVNDQGVYIQVGDTGPGECNRSVSVPVSITDRPPNGNMLEELLKKAFEVRLKVEWEACLECIGSKGACGIDQATHQTTCYSPARGKSSRNSPFKIGLSSAGAVIGAFVGCWIMAFIQRRRRKAAPDKTETFMMDYHSFTPKRYSYSDIKKMTNSFVNTLGEGGFGNVYRGKLPNDGRLVAVKVLKESKGDGEEFMNEVASISRTSHVNVVTLLGFCYEKNKRALIYEFMPNGSLDSFISEKGSPHTNCRLEWENLYEIAVGIARGLEYLHRGCNTRIVHFDIKPHNILLDEDFCPKISDFGLAKLCQSKVSKISMIGARGTVGYIAPEVFCRSFGGVTYKSDVYSYGMMVLEMVGQRKDFDMGSLETNEMYFPDWFYMYLEPGKISTLHGGTTEEEEEIVEKMIFVGLWCIQTIPSHRPSMTKVVEMFEGSLQSLQIPPRPFLSSPKRSAQDHSSTVSSLPCVSSQGGGVSTLPADESDL from the exons ATGCTCGAAACTATCCCAGAAACAACCAAGCCCATTTTGCTAGCACACAATTCCATTTCTCCTATGCTCCTTCCTCTTGCCAGAATGAATTCCtcggccttttcttttctatcagaTTTTGTTCTTGTATTGTTGCTCTTCATTCAAGTCCCTTCATCCTCGAGCAACGATGACCTGTTCACTGCCTGTCGTAAACATTTTGTGTGTGGGCATACCTCCGCGGGTTTTCCATTCTGGGGAAATGACAGATCACCTCTCTGTGGCGTTCCTGAATTGGAGCTCAGGTGTGAGAGTAATATCACCAAGATGAATATCAATCAGGTTGCATATCGTGTTTGGGATATCAATCCGGAAAGGGGAACTCTCAGTATTGCAAGAGAGGACAACATGGTTGGATTAACGTGTTCACCTCGATTTAGGAACAGCACGTTCAATCCTAAGGTTTTCGAGTATGTTGAGAGTTACCAAAATCTGACATTCAGTTATGGTTGCAAGGATGCTCCTCCTGCAGGTAGAATACCTTTCACTTGCAAAATATATGAGGTTAATGATCAAGGTGTTTATATCCAAGTAGGAGATACAGGTCCTGGTGAATGCAATCGTAGTGTCTCAGTGCCAGTTTCTATAACAGATAGGCCACCAAACgggaatatgttggaagaactCCTGAAAAAAGCATTCGAGGTAAGATTGAAGGTCGAATGGGAGGCGTGTTTGGAATGCATCGGGTCTAAAGGAGCTTGTGGTATTGACCAAGCAACTCATCAAACAACTTGTTACTCTCCAGCTCGAG GGAAGTCGTCTCGAAACAGTCCATTCAAAATTG GACTTAGCTCAGCAGGTGCTGTTATTGGTGCCTTTGTGGGATGCTGGATCATGGCCTTTATacaacggaggagaagaaaagctGCCCCAGATAAAACCGAAACATTTATGATGGACTACCATTCTTTTACTCCAAAGCGTTATTCGTATTCAGACATCAAAAAAATGACCAACTCATTCGTCAATACACTAGGAGAGGGAGGATTTGGTAATGTATACAGAGGAAAGTTACCAAACGACGGTCGTCTTGTAGCTGTAAAAGTTCTAAAAGAGTCCAAGGGTGATGGAGAAGAGTTCATGAATGAAGTTGCAAGCATCAGTAGAACTTCCCACGTGAATGTAGTTACCCTTTTGGGCTTCTGCTACGAGAAGAATAAAAGAGCTTTGATTTATGAATTCATGCCCAATGGATCTTTAGATAGCTTTATATCTGAAAAAGGATCCCCACATACAAACTGTCGTTTAGAATGGgaaaatttatatgaaattgCAGTTGGTATTGCTAGGGGCCTGGAGTACTTGCATCGAGGGTGTAACACTCGGATTGTGCATTTTGACATAAAGCCTCACAACATTCTTCTTGATGAAGACTTTTGTCCAAAGATCTCTGATTTTGGTCTTGCGAAGCTATGCCAGAGCAAAGTAAGTAAGATTTCGATGATAGGTGCCAGAGGAACTGTTGGTTATATAGCGCCTGAAGTATTCTGCAGATCTTTTGGAGGAGTAACTTACAAGTCTGATGTGTATAGTTATGGAATGATGGTTCTTGAAATGGTCGGGCAACGTAAAGACTTTGATATGGGATCGCTGGAAACCAACGAGATGTATTTCCCGGATTGGTTCTATATGTATCTTGAACCAGGAAAGATTTCAACACTTCATGGAGGTACAacggaagaggaagaagagattGTTGAAAAGATGATCTTCGTGGGTTTGTGGTGCATCCAAACCATTCCATCACATAGACCATCAATGACAAAGGTGGTAGAGATGTTTGAAGGCAGTCTTCAGTCTTTGCAAATTCCACCGAGACCTTTCCTTTCCTCTCCTAAAAGGTCCGCTCAAGATCACTCTTCCACTGTATCATCTCTGCCTTGCGTGTCATCCCAAGGGGGTGGGGTAAGCACGTTGCCTGCAGATGAAAGTGACTTATAA